One Panicum virgatum strain AP13 chromosome 3N, P.virgatum_v5, whole genome shotgun sequence DNA segment encodes these proteins:
- the LOC120667608 gene encoding F-box protein At5g10340-like yields MPDELVWEILLRLPPKTLARFKSVCRAWLAIISSPSFICMHLRQSASRNECEPSFLIAAHTFCDMRSMPKTWNPEVPFYHWQEAGKGNASLVSTMDLPGDSGFAHCPLHCDGLVLLPTETKLYVFNPGTGDVLNLPDGQKNCGYAQAPGLGLDLGTNTYKVAQFFYRSVYYYKRTYNAGMEVFTIGGHGSCWRTVEDPPYPVIMPQEPAYFKGSLSWHIERELLQTPLQGFLRFDLEEENFKADVPLLENVVVIPGAGHFI; encoded by the exons ATGCCGGACGAACTCGTCTGGGAGATCCTTCTCCGGCTGCCCCCTAAAACTCTTGCCCGGTTTAAGTCTGTGTGCAGAGCCTGGCTTGCCATCATCTCCAGTCCATCATTCATCTGCATGCACCTCAGGCAGTCTGCCTCCAGAAATGAGTGTGAGCCGTCCTTCCTTATCGCCGCACACACCTTCTGCGACATGAGGTCCATGCCGAAGACCTGGAACCCTGAGGTCCCCTTCTACCATTGGCAGGAGGCTGGCAAGGGCAATGCGTCCCTTGTGAGCACAATGGATCTCCCTGGGGACTCCGGGTTTGCTCACTGCCCATTGCATTGTGACGGTCTTGTCTTGCTTCCCACGGAGACCAAGCTATATGTTTTCAACCCAGGCACAGGTGATGTCCTCAACCTGCCCGATGGCCAAAAGAACTGTGGATATGCGCAAGCTCCTGGTCTAGGCCTGGATCTCGGTACCAACACTTACAAGGTTGCTCAGTTCTTTTACCGATCGGTATATTATTATAAGCGGACTTACAATGCTGGGATGGAAGTGTTTACTATCGGTGGGCATGGTTCATGCTGGAGGACAGTAGAGGATCCACCATACCCTGTAATTATGCCACAAGAGCCTGCCTACTTCAAGGGGTCTCTGTCCTGGCACATCGAGAGGGAGCTCCTACAGACCCCACTACAAGGCTTCCTACGCTTCGATTTAGAAGAGGAAAA CTTCAAGGCCGACGTGCCGCTGCTGGAGAACGTCGTCGTCATCCCCGGCGCCGGGCACTTCATCTAG